The following proteins are encoded in a genomic region of Geminicoccaceae bacterium SCSIO 64248:
- a CDS encoding DUF3991 and TOPRIM domain-containing protein, with protein sequence MSYAHDPDLDRRGADEVERLKAEVSCAVVLERARPPWRLDTRESSRDCLKYRRGKGEIVIVNHGQKGWWDPGDARAKGDVFSLVQYLEPGLNFGQARRVLRDLAGVTPAFPAATLRRRAERPLVPPAGRWAQQASPVPGDAVWRYLNGARGLPAAILKTAVAGDAVRAGPRGTAWFAHRDHDGVLTGIEMRGPSFRGFSTGDIKSLFRLPCAPGPLPRVVVHEAPIDALSLAALEGRRDTLHVATAGGMGPGTIEALERLLQDLAHQPDARLVAATDADVLGDRHALTLHTLAEAAGVPWRRLRPHGGKDWNNVLASCPRPSISAA encoded by the coding sequence ATGTCCTACGCTCATGATCCCGACCTCGATCGGCGTGGAGCCGACGAGGTCGAACGGCTCAAGGCCGAGGTCAGCTGCGCCGTCGTGCTCGAGCGGGCGCGGCCGCCCTGGCGGCTCGACACGAGGGAGAGCAGCCGCGATTGCCTGAAATACCGGCGCGGCAAGGGCGAGATCGTCATCGTCAATCACGGCCAGAAGGGCTGGTGGGACCCCGGCGACGCCCGTGCCAAGGGCGACGTGTTCAGCTTGGTGCAGTATCTCGAGCCCGGCCTGAATTTCGGGCAGGCGCGCCGCGTGCTGCGCGACCTGGCCGGGGTGACGCCGGCCTTCCCGGCTGCGACGCTCAGGCGTCGGGCCGAGCGCCCGCTTGTGCCGCCGGCAGGGCGCTGGGCGCAACAGGCGTCCCCAGTGCCGGGCGACGCGGTCTGGCGCTATCTGAATGGGGCGCGTGGCCTGCCGGCCGCCATCCTGAAGACGGCGGTCGCGGGCGACGCCGTGCGGGCCGGGCCGCGCGGCACAGCCTGGTTCGCCCATCGCGACCATGACGGCGTGCTGACCGGCATCGAGATGCGCGGCCCGAGCTTCCGGGGCTTCTCGACTGGCGACATCAAGTCCCTGTTCCGGCTGCCCTGCGCTCCCGGACCGCTCCCGCGTGTGGTCGTGCACGAGGCGCCGATCGACGCGCTCAGCCTGGCCGCCCTCGAGGGGCGGCGCGACACGCTGCACGTCGCGACCGCGGGCGGCATGGGGCCGGGCACGATCGAAGCGCTCGAACGCCTGTTGCAGGATCTCGCGCACCAGCCGGACGCGCGCCTGGTCGCGGCGACCGATGCCGACGTGCTCGGCGACCGCCATGCCCTGACCCTGCACACGCTCGCAGAAGCGGCGGGCGTGCCGTGGCGGCGTCTGCGCCCGCATGGCGGCAAGGACTGGAACAACGTGCTGGCATCGTGCCCACGACCGAGCATATCGGCCGCGTGA
- a CDS encoding ParB/RepB/Spo0J family partition protein, translating to MQIDHIAIAKLESSEANVRRIGRERGLRELADSIAAHGLIASLTVRKAKRGKYEVVAGSRRLAALKILVEDGTFEADVAIPCRVLAKENASEISLAENEVRQAMHVADAVSAYAALIEQGVSVEAIAQRFGQAVTTVRRNLKLAALSPRLLDELRSDAMTVAQAQALAVSDDHAAQDAAWFEGTGHWQREPRALRHRLTEEQETGGSTLARFVGIEAYEAAGGHVTRDLFAEDADAALMDRALLATLAEAKLAEEAERVQAEGWKWAEARSDTDGIWRMKRLSQVLRMTDEHAAEENRLAEAYEQREAMLMEQGGEDAVADDDEIGRLSDRLEELQATRYGYDPAEMALAGCVVTLGYGGEVTVHRGFVCKEDEAALAALQVEPAGEAGASVTRLPASVSEKDATGYSAALVEDLTAERTAALRVALGHNPTIALVALLHPLVLQLFDHTRYSYGRQHSAVEVRGERKQLELAGGERSEAKAHREWAAVIEGWGYRVPGDPGEVWPWLMEQTEMELHSLLAVCVAANLNAVVAKHDRSPTRLENADQIARALDFDMTPWFEADERFLKRLNRRQIVLAIEDAGVDKATFDRISVKKKAEAVTLAAEALQGRGWLPKPLRLSPEDGGDVDLPVTVRRALDDDTTAPAGDVPEAES from the coding sequence ATGCAGATTGACCATATCGCGATTGCGAAGCTGGAGTCGAGCGAGGCCAACGTGCGCCGTATCGGCCGGGAGCGCGGCCTGCGCGAGCTGGCCGACAGCATCGCCGCGCACGGGCTGATCGCGAGCCTGACGGTGCGCAAGGCGAAGCGTGGCAAGTATGAGGTGGTCGCCGGCAGCCGGCGCTTGGCGGCGCTCAAGATCCTGGTCGAGGACGGCACGTTCGAAGCGGACGTGGCGATTCCGTGCCGCGTGCTCGCCAAGGAGAACGCGAGCGAGATCAGCCTCGCCGAGAACGAGGTACGCCAGGCGATGCATGTGGCGGATGCTGTGTCGGCCTACGCTGCCTTGATCGAGCAGGGCGTGAGCGTCGAGGCGATCGCGCAGCGCTTCGGCCAGGCGGTGACCACGGTGCGGCGCAATTTGAAGCTGGCGGCGTTGTCGCCGCGCCTGCTGGACGAGCTGCGCTCCGACGCGATGACGGTCGCCCAGGCGCAGGCGCTGGCGGTGAGTGACGATCACGCCGCGCAGGACGCGGCGTGGTTCGAAGGAACCGGTCACTGGCAGCGCGAGCCGCGCGCGTTGCGGCACCGTCTGACTGAGGAGCAGGAGACCGGCGGCTCGACCCTGGCCCGGTTCGTCGGGATCGAGGCCTACGAGGCCGCAGGCGGGCACGTGACCCGGGATCTGTTCGCCGAGGATGCCGACGCCGCGCTCATGGACCGCGCGCTTCTGGCCACGCTCGCCGAGGCGAAGCTGGCCGAGGAGGCGGAGCGCGTGCAGGCCGAGGGCTGGAAATGGGCCGAGGCGCGCTCCGACACGGACGGCATCTGGCGGATGAAGCGCCTGTCGCAGGTCTTGCGGATGACCGACGAGCACGCGGCCGAGGAGAACCGCCTGGCCGAGGCGTATGAGCAGCGCGAGGCGATGCTCATGGAGCAGGGTGGCGAGGATGCCGTGGCCGACGACGACGAGATCGGCCGTTTGTCCGATCGCCTGGAGGAGCTGCAAGCCACGCGTTACGGGTACGACCCAGCCGAAATGGCGCTTGCCGGTTGCGTGGTAACGCTCGGCTATGGCGGCGAGGTCACCGTGCATCGCGGTTTCGTGTGCAAGGAAGACGAGGCTGCCTTGGCCGCCTTGCAGGTCGAGCCGGCGGGCGAAGCTGGCGCCAGCGTCACCCGCCTGCCGGCTTCGGTGTCGGAGAAGGATGCCACGGGCTACAGCGCCGCCTTGGTCGAAGATCTCACGGCCGAACGGACCGCGGCGCTGCGCGTCGCGCTCGGGCACAACCCGACGATCGCGCTGGTCGCGCTTTTGCACCCGCTCGTGCTCCAGCTCTTTGACCACACGCGCTACAGCTATGGTCGGCAGCACTCGGCGGTGGAGGTACGCGGCGAGCGCAAGCAGCTGGAGCTGGCCGGCGGCGAACGAAGCGAGGCCAAGGCGCATCGCGAGTGGGCAGCTGTGATCGAGGGCTGGGGCTATCGTGTGCCGGGTGATCCGGGCGAGGTGTGGCCATGGCTGATGGAGCAGACCGAGATGGAGTTGCACTCGCTCCTGGCGGTGTGCGTGGCGGCGAACCTCAACGCGGTGGTCGCCAAGCATGACCGCAGCCCGACCCGGCTCGAGAATGCCGACCAGATCGCGCGGGCCTTGGATTTCGACATGACGCCCTGGTTCGAGGCGGACGAGCGCTTCCTGAAGCGGCTCAACCGCCGCCAGATCGTCCTGGCGATCGAGGACGCCGGAGTCGACAAGGCGACCTTCGACCGCATTTCGGTGAAGAAGAAGGCCGAGGCGGTCACGCTCGCGGCCGAGGCGCTACAAGGGCGCGGCTGGCTGCCGAAGCCTTTGCGCCTTTCGCCGGAGGACGGCGGCGACGTCGACCTGCCGGTCACGGTGCGGCGCGCGCTGGACGACGACACGACGGCGCCAGCGGGCGACGTGCCCGAGGCCGAGTCATAA
- a CDS encoding DUF736 family protein: MAISLGTLQQFDDGVLAGQLSSLSFSVAVTVQPVERTSEKAPDYRVYTKTGTEIGSGWSREAKSSGNRYISVQIGAPELGERWLRGRIVQLETPKESGATHIFLWEPRES, encoded by the coding sequence ATGGCGATCAGCCTCGGCACCTTGCAGCAGTTCGACGACGGCGTTCTCGCCGGCCAGCTTTCCTCCCTCAGCTTCAGCGTCGCGGTCACGGTGCAGCCGGTCGAGCGCACCAGCGAGAAGGCCCCGGACTACCGGGTCTACACCAAGACCGGCACGGAAATCGGCAGCGGCTGGAGCCGGGAGGCGAAGAGCAGCGGCAACCGCTACATCAGCGTCCAAATCGGCGCACCCGAGCTCGGCGAGCGCTGGCTGCGCGGCCGCATCGTGCAGCTCGAGACGCCCAAGGAATCGGGCGCGACGCATATCTTCCTGTGGGAGCCGCGCGAGAGCTGA
- a CDS encoding DUF2958 domain-containing protein, which translates to MHHDLIPADLFAQLVSNGLWSRLNDGFDPPPAVKLHLPGTPSVWLLRNAVPGALDLVFGVADHGTGRPTIGHYRLTELRDAHGYLVACDPSFRTDRPFTVIVYEAAKAGRLIER; encoded by the coding sequence ATGCATCACGACCTGATTCCCGCCGACCTGTTCGCGCAGCTGGTCAGCAACGGCCTGTGGAGCCGGCTGAATGACGGGTTCGACCCACCGCCGGCGGTCAAGCTGCATCTGCCGGGCACGCCGTCGGTCTGGCTCTTGCGCAACGCGGTGCCCGGCGCGCTCGACCTCGTGTTCGGCGTCGCCGATCACGGCACGGGCCGGCCGACGATCGGCCATTACCGCCTGACGGAGCTGCGCGACGCGCACGGCTATCTCGTGGCGTGCGATCCGAGCTTCCGGACGGATCGGCCCTTCACGGTGATCGTGTACGAGGCGGCGAAAGCCGGCCGGCTCATCGAGCGCTGA
- a CDS encoding conjugal transfer protein TraD, with translation MARNDPREWVQARRERTRHLIQMGGLVDKAGLADLTDHKNNTLLGALLLVAERLAKDDTGSFRETCRQRGRAAFDADPPPRPRGKERTAARAAP, from the coding sequence ATGGCCCGCAATGATCCGCGCGAATGGGTGCAGGCCCGGCGCGAACGCACCCGCCACCTCATCCAAATGGGCGGCCTGGTCGACAAAGCCGGCCTGGCCGATCTTACCGACCACAAGAACAACACCCTGCTCGGCGCGCTCCTGCTCGTCGCCGAACGTCTCGCTAAAGACGACACCGGATCGTTTCGCGAGACCTGCCGTCAGCGCGGACGCGCCGCCTTCGACGCCGATCCGCCGCCACGACCGCGCGGCAAGGAGCGCACCGCCGCCCGCGCCGCGCCATGA
- a CDS encoding conjugal transfer protein TraD: MRKPFDLDAELKALEEKATQLKTDHRAQLVELLERTKADRLPVDLLAGALLEAVTHHDAGDATAQDWSRKGAGFFRPTARPRRPAATPGPPLAGTTETSPPA; encoded by the coding sequence ATGCGCAAGCCTTTCGATCTCGATGCCGAGCTCAAGGCCCTCGAAGAGAAAGCCACCCAGCTCAAGACCGACCACCGCGCCCAGCTCGTCGAGCTGCTCGAACGCACCAAAGCCGATCGCCTGCCCGTCGATCTCCTCGCCGGCGCCCTGCTTGAAGCCGTCACCCACCATGACGCCGGCGATGCCACAGCCCAGGACTGGAGCCGCAAGGGCGCCGGCTTCTTTCGCCCAACTGCCCGTCCGCGCCGCCCTGCGGCGACGCCTGGCCCGCCTCTGGCGGGAACGACGGAAACTTCGCCCCCTGCGTAG
- the traA gene encoding Ti-type conjugative transfer relaxase TraA, whose translation MAQFHSTVKTIGRAQGRSSVAAAAYRSGAKLHDERTDLIHDYSRKQDVVHSEILLPEGANEAWRDREVLWNAVEASETRKNSRTAREIEFALPRELSDADNIALARELVEEQCVKRGMVADLNVHVAKGSDGGRNPHAHVMLTTRTVQNGSFDKKEREWNHSSVNLEWREVLAVKTNQKLAERGHDKRVDHRSYEERGIKIEPQTKIGWVAQKIEARGETSDRRAEHNERAARNGQTIGDNPAIALSLLTQQQATFTRADLARLVNRQTDDAEQFQTVMAKVEASPELVRLGEDKRGVERFSTREQIGREQAIVDAGRSLSARQDHRVTPRAFEQATKGVSLSEDQREALEHVTKSRGLSLVEGFAGTGKSTMLRAGREAWEASGHRVRGSALSGVASRNLAESTGMEGRTLDSWRHAWERGRDRLSERDVFVLDEAAMVDTRRMERLMREVEQAGAKLVAVGDVQQFQAISAGSPFRMLTERHGSVEMTQVQRQRDDWQREAVKELATGKIAAALKRFENAGMVHAAPNRTAASVDVLKRWNHDRKEAPERSSIMYSYTRRDTADLNEDARATMREEGALQGEDRTIETRQGSKPFAVGDRIVFLENSRELGVQNGTTGTLRGIAASRLTVQLDSPNGPGSGRKVAFERRQYDHIDHGYAITMHKAQSVTVDRSFMLATPHMDRHAAYVAMSRHRAGTDLVYSTNDVESLDAMADRLSRDRSKDNALDYGERGEPQKAGLFDRIIKTVRATPKPEAGSDDPARDRPRPDDATQQRADQARSDGRIDAAFTRADKILGDEATNLFTRIMGAVRVAFGTVSGLLSEPERASAQQHNHRRQAEARSSQRVAQAADRKEKDAGRDRRDALDAARDRAGMRNAREAAARIAREEARDRDRGGGIER comes from the coding sequence GTGGCGCAATTCCATAGCACCGTGAAGACGATCGGGCGCGCGCAGGGCCGGAGCAGCGTCGCGGCAGCGGCCTATCGCTCGGGCGCGAAACTGCACGACGAGCGCACCGATCTTATACACGACTACAGCCGCAAGCAGGACGTAGTGCATTCGGAGATCTTGCTGCCCGAAGGCGCTAACGAGGCCTGGCGCGACCGGGAAGTCCTGTGGAACGCGGTCGAAGCCAGCGAAACGCGCAAGAACTCGCGAACCGCCCGCGAGATCGAGTTTGCCCTGCCGCGCGAGCTGTCGGATGCGGACAACATCGCGCTGGCCCGCGAGCTGGTGGAGGAGCAATGCGTCAAGCGCGGCATGGTCGCCGACCTGAACGTGCATGTCGCCAAGGGAAGCGATGGCGGCCGGAACCCGCACGCCCATGTCATGCTGACGACGCGCACGGTCCAGAACGGCAGCTTCGACAAGAAGGAGCGGGAGTGGAATCATTCGAGCGTGAACCTGGAGTGGCGCGAGGTTCTGGCAGTCAAGACCAACCAGAAGCTGGCCGAGCGTGGTCATGACAAGCGTGTCGATCACCGCTCGTATGAGGAGCGCGGTATCAAGATCGAGCCACAGACCAAAATCGGTTGGGTGGCGCAAAAGATCGAGGCGCGCGGCGAGACGTCCGATCGCCGCGCCGAGCACAACGAGCGTGCGGCGCGCAACGGCCAGACGATCGGAGATAACCCGGCGATCGCCTTGTCGCTGCTGACCCAGCAGCAGGCAACGTTCACGCGGGCCGACCTGGCGCGGCTGGTCAACCGACAGACCGACGACGCCGAACAATTTCAGACAGTGATGGCCAAGGTCGAGGCGTCACCGGAGCTGGTGCGTCTCGGCGAGGACAAGCGTGGTGTCGAGCGCTTCAGCACCCGCGAGCAGATCGGTCGCGAGCAGGCAATCGTCGATGCCGGCAGGAGCCTGAGCGCACGTCAGGATCATCGCGTTACGCCGCGGGCGTTCGAGCAGGCGACCAAAGGTGTTTCGCTAAGCGAGGATCAGCGCGAAGCGCTCGAGCACGTCACCAAGAGCCGGGGCCTGTCCCTGGTCGAGGGCTTCGCCGGCACGGGGAAGAGCACGATGCTGCGTGCCGGGCGCGAGGCGTGGGAAGCGTCCGGTCATCGGGTTCGCGGCAGCGCCCTGTCCGGTGTCGCGTCACGCAATCTGGCCGAGAGCACAGGCATGGAGGGGCGCACGCTGGACTCCTGGCGGCACGCCTGGGAGCGCGGCCGCGACCGGCTGAGCGAGCGCGACGTGTTCGTGCTCGACGAGGCGGCGATGGTCGACACAAGGCGCATGGAGCGTCTGATGCGCGAGGTCGAGCAGGCCGGGGCCAAGCTGGTCGCGGTCGGCGACGTGCAGCAGTTCCAGGCGATCAGCGCGGGCTCGCCGTTCCGCATGCTGACCGAGCGGCATGGTTCGGTCGAAATGACCCAGGTGCAGCGCCAGCGCGACGACTGGCAGCGCGAGGCGGTCAAGGAGCTGGCGACCGGCAAGATCGCCGCCGCGCTCAAACGGTTCGAGAACGCCGGCATGGTTCACGCCGCACCAAATCGGACTGCGGCGAGTGTCGACGTCCTCAAACGCTGGAACCACGATCGCAAGGAAGCGCCCGAGCGTTCGTCGATCATGTACAGCTACACTCGGCGCGACACCGCCGATCTCAATGAAGACGCCCGCGCGACCATGCGCGAGGAAGGTGCGCTACAAGGCGAGGATCGCACGATCGAGACACGCCAGGGCAGCAAACCGTTCGCGGTCGGCGACCGCATCGTGTTCCTCGAGAACAGCCGCGAGCTCGGCGTGCAGAACGGCACGACCGGCACGTTGCGCGGCATCGCCGCCAGCCGACTGACCGTGCAGCTTGACAGTCCGAACGGACCGGGCAGCGGTCGCAAGGTCGCGTTCGAGCGCCGCCAGTACGATCACATCGATCACGGCTACGCCATCACGATGCACAAGGCGCAGAGCGTGACGGTCGACCGCTCGTTCATGCTGGCGACGCCGCACATGGACCGGCACGCAGCTTACGTGGCGATGTCACGGCATCGGGCCGGCACCGATCTGGTCTACAGCACGAACGACGTCGAGTCGTTGGACGCGATGGCCGATCGTCTGAGCCGCGACCGGAGCAAGGACAACGCGCTCGACTATGGCGAGCGTGGCGAACCGCAAAAGGCAGGTCTGTTCGATCGCATCATCAAGACCGTGCGGGCGACCCCCAAGCCCGAGGCCGGAAGTGACGACCCGGCCAGAGACCGGCCGCGTCCCGACGACGCCACGCAGCAACGTGCCGACCAAGCGCGCAGCGACGGGCGGATCGACGCAGCGTTCACACGAGCGGACAAAATCCTCGGCGATGAGGCGACCAACCTGTTCACGCGGATCATGGGCGCGGTGCGGGTTGCCTTCGGCACCGTCAGCGGCCTGCTCAGCGAGCCCGAGCGCGCCAGCGCTCAGCAGCACAACCACCGACGTCAGGCCGAAGCGCGCTCGAGCCAACGTGTCGCGCAGGCGGCCGATCGGAAAGAAAAAGACGCTGGGCGAGATCGGCGCGACGCCCTGGACGCCGCGCGTGACCGCGCCGGCATGCGCAACGCCCGTGAAGCGGCGGCACGCATCGCACGCGAGGAAGCGCGCGATCGCGATCGGGGCGGCGGCATCGAACGATGA
- a CDS encoding type IV secretory system conjugative DNA transfer family protein produces the protein MVAKILAPLITSVLVVFLVVSTAVAWRFGFHPALGEPLAGNFYPPLAAWEWWQAWGHDPAYRPKFFQGLGLALIPVGAGITAAVSQVFKGGGLGHNRRQRDDRDDAGLGKPAGLLKSGHIADEGDGVVLGQAGRKILRDHSDGHVLIQGASRSGKGTTHVVTTLLTHSGSMLVLDTKGELARITARRRAVFGDVVIWNPAEPRTCGFNPLRELRGDRYRIADCRSAALMLTHTGHSRSGEDGFWELAAADLITALLVQACETGEATLERLWNLLKSAINGQFPEAANGFVQEELDSYAALESRLRSSLNKTMEASLSFLSDPLVHHATGPSQIRSGDLQAAKAPLTIYLSIPLKEMDRLRPLMRLALQMLIKPLLHDEVRVADGREKKRPVLLMLDEFPRLGHMDFIQSDLAVCAGYGVRAALVAQDERDMQRIYGDSQSITTNCTTQCVIPSFSPTLGTVRGWAGEQVVSYGSRQRQPGKLMLPSSGESETRASVLNEREMMRRGKKEVLIFTSGQPPTWLNKIRYWEHPVMGHQGDRIEWEDEDTPTDQVRDSPNMAKPVEPVA, from the coding sequence ATGGTGGCGAAGATACTTGCGCCCTTGATCACGTCGGTCTTGGTCGTTTTCCTGGTGGTGTCGACCGCCGTCGCCTGGCGCTTCGGCTTTCACCCGGCGTTGGGCGAGCCTCTGGCCGGCAATTTCTACCCGCCGCTGGCGGCGTGGGAGTGGTGGCAGGCCTGGGGGCATGATCCCGCCTATCGGCCGAAATTCTTCCAGGGCCTGGGCTTGGCGCTGATTCCTGTCGGTGCCGGCATCACCGCCGCCGTCAGCCAGGTCTTCAAGGGCGGTGGTCTTGGCCACAACCGGCGTCAGCGTGACGATCGTGACGATGCCGGCTTGGGCAAGCCCGCCGGTCTGCTCAAAAGCGGCCACATCGCGGATGAGGGCGATGGCGTCGTGCTGGGGCAGGCTGGCCGGAAGATCCTGCGTGACCATAGCGATGGCCATGTCCTGATCCAGGGGGCGTCGCGATCGGGTAAGGGCACGACTCATGTCGTGACCACCTTGCTCACGCATTCAGGGTCGATGCTGGTCCTCGACACCAAAGGCGAGCTGGCGCGCATCACGGCAAGGCGGCGCGCGGTGTTCGGCGACGTCGTGATTTGGAACCCGGCCGAGCCGCGTACCTGCGGCTTCAATCCGCTGCGCGAGCTGCGCGGCGATCGCTATCGGATCGCGGATTGCCGGAGCGCGGCGTTGATGCTGACCCACACCGGGCACTCGCGCTCGGGCGAGGACGGCTTTTGGGAGCTGGCCGCGGCCGATCTGATCACGGCTTTGCTGGTTCAGGCCTGCGAGACCGGCGAGGCGACCCTCGAACGGCTCTGGAACCTCTTGAAGTCGGCAATCAATGGCCAGTTTCCCGAAGCGGCCAATGGCTTCGTGCAAGAGGAGCTCGATTCCTATGCCGCGCTCGAATCGAGACTGCGCAGCTCGCTCAACAAGACCATGGAAGCGTCGCTGAGCTTCCTGAGCGATCCGTTGGTTCATCATGCCACCGGGCCTAGCCAAATTCGCTCGGGCGATCTGCAAGCCGCCAAAGCGCCGCTGACGATCTATCTGAGCATTCCGCTCAAGGAGATGGATCGTCTCCGGCCGTTGATGCGCCTGGCCCTGCAAATGTTGATCAAGCCGCTGCTCCACGATGAAGTCCGGGTCGCGGATGGTCGGGAGAAGAAGCGGCCGGTCTTGCTCATGCTCGATGAATTTCCGCGGCTCGGGCACATGGACTTCATCCAGTCCGATCTCGCCGTCTGCGCCGGCTATGGCGTGCGCGCGGCGCTCGTCGCGCAGGACGAGCGCGATATGCAGCGGATCTATGGTGACAGTCAGTCGATCACCACGAATTGCACGACTCAATGCGTGATCCCGTCCTTTTCACCGACGCTCGGCACGGTGCGCGGCTGGGCAGGCGAGCAGGTCGTGAGCTACGGCTCGCGTCAGCGCCAGCCGGGCAAGCTCATGTTGCCGAGCTCAGGCGAGAGCGAGACGCGCGCGTCGGTCTTGAACGAGCGCGAGATGATGCGGCGGGGCAAGAAGGAGGTCCTGATCTTCACCTCGGGACAGCCGCCGACCTGGCTGAACAAGATTCGCTACTGGGAGCATCCCGTGATGGGCCACCAGGGCGATCGGATCGAATGGGAGGATGAGGACACGCCAACGGATCAGGTTAGAGATTCCCCGAATATGGCCAAGCCGGTGGAGCCAGTGGCATGA
- a CDS encoding type IV secretory system conjugative DNA transfer family protein has protein sequence MGFVTIDGLRLAISHEEMTLMHDHSTDGLLALPHIATDGDGIVLGKANRKVLRDRGRGNILVQGGARYGKTSTHALTTLTRHTGSMVVLDLKGQLTEITRHRRSAFGRVLVWNPTDPAATTRLNPFAGLGAAGESLARCITMADRMMVPDADQERADNRMKELASPLLSALLLHLCETDRPTLARLWAVVNAAIAGSEFAGASVYVRDHLADYRRLEAVLQAGLNNYLLAHLSWMGDAAVQEATGESDLRGRDLREGDHPTTLYLTVPPRALDRLRPLVRLVLTDLLQDLLGHRPASAGLDPRPVVLLLDDFTRAGRLDGLEQSLAVLPDHGVRAVLVARGGAEIERVYSIHNRIVANCDTHCLMPGIANLPVWPRGQPNLKDMTNREILSRAGGEVLICTQGVEPTWLGKIARHDARVSYRR, from the coding sequence GTGGGTTTCGTCACCATCGACGGGCTAAGGCTCGCCATCTCCCACGAGGAGATGACGTTGATGCACGACCATTCGACAGATGGTCTTTTGGCGTTGCCGCACATCGCCACGGACGGCGATGGGATTGTTCTCGGCAAGGCCAATCGCAAGGTTCTGCGCGACCGAGGCCGGGGCAACATCCTGGTTCAAGGGGGTGCACGCTACGGCAAGACCAGCACGCATGCGCTGACGACCCTGACCCGGCATACCGGCTCGATGGTCGTGCTCGATCTCAAAGGCCAGCTGACCGAGATCACGCGGCATCGACGGTCTGCGTTTGGTCGTGTCCTGGTTTGGAATCCGACCGATCCCGCCGCGACGACCCGTCTCAACCCGTTCGCCGGTCTGGGCGCGGCCGGGGAGAGCTTGGCGCGCTGTATCACAATGGCCGATCGGATGATGGTGCCGGATGCGGACCAAGAGCGCGCTGACAATCGCATGAAGGAGCTTGCCTCGCCGTTGCTCAGCGCGCTGCTCTTGCATCTGTGCGAAACGGACAGGCCAACCCTTGCTCGGCTTTGGGCTGTAGTGAATGCCGCCATTGCGGGAAGCGAGTTCGCCGGGGCAAGCGTGTATGTGCGCGATCATCTGGCGGATTATCGTCGCTTGGAGGCGGTCTTACAGGCTGGCCTGAACAACTATCTGCTCGCTCATCTGAGCTGGATGGGTGACGCGGCTGTGCAGGAGGCGACCGGCGAAAGTGATCTGCGTGGTCGTGATCTGCGGGAAGGCGATCATCCGACCACGCTTTACCTGACCGTTCCACCACGCGCGCTCGATCGCCTGCGGCCTCTTGTGCGTCTGGTCTTGACGGATCTGCTGCAGGATTTGCTCGGTCATCGTCCGGCTTCAGCGGGCTTGGACCCGCGCCCGGTCGTCCTTCTACTCGACGATTTCACCCGGGCCGGTCGGCTCGATGGTCTCGAGCAGAGCCTCGCGGTCTTGCCGGACCATGGCGTGCGCGCCGTTCTGGTCGCGCGTGGCGGTGCCGAGATCGAGCGTGTCTACAGCATTCACAACCGTATCGTCGCCAACTGCGACACGCATTGCCTGATGCCGGGCATCGCCAATCTGCCGGTCTGGCCGCGCGGTCAGCCCAATTTGAAGGACATGACCAACCGCGAGATCCTGAGCCGTGCCGGCGGCGAGGTCCTGATCTGCACGCAAGGCGTGGAGCCGACCTGGCTCGGCAAGATCGCCCGGCACGACGCACGTGTCTCGTATCGTCGTTGA